A genome region from Lucilia cuprina isolate Lc7/37 chromosome 3, ASM2204524v1, whole genome shotgun sequence includes the following:
- the LOC111678898 gene encoding uncharacterized protein LOC111678898 isoform X2 gives MLDLPLILCVLGCFIRAPLVFSHGRLMDPPARNAMWRFGYPNPVNYNDNELFCGGYAVQWEQNQGKCGVCGDAFHLRTPRPHEAGGEYAKGIISRYYSSGQEIDVEVELTANHYGRFEMYLCPNNNPRKEANQECFDRYPLYISGSREHRFLIPRDTKKKDIFRYRVRLPPYVTCTQCVLQWTYYTANMWGTCANGTEAVGCGKAETFRNCADIAIVSNTGGGLPPLFVNNRNPYLLYYRDYRAPEDKNVFPLIVRNSSRH, from the exons ATGTTGGATTTACCCCTTATATTG TGTGTGTTGGGCTGCTTCATAAGAGCGCCTCTTGTATTTAGCCATGGTCGATTAATGGATCCACCTGCACGTAATGCAATGTGGCGATTTGGATATCCAAATCCTGTCAATTATAATGATAACGAATTATTCTGCGGAGGTTATGCAGTGCAATGGGAACAAAATCAAGGTAAATGTGGTGTTTGTGGTGATGCTTTTCACCTAAGAACTCCACGTCCACATGAAGCTGGAGGAGAATATGCAAAAGGAATTATATCAAGATATTATTCATCTGGTCag GAAATCGATGTTGAAGTTGAGTTGACTGCAAATCATTATGGTCGTTTTGAGATGTACTTGTGTCCAAATAATAATCCTCGTAAAGAAGCCAATCAAGAGTGCTTTGATCGTTATCCCCTTTACATATCTGGAAGTAGAGAACATCGCTTTCTTATACCTCGTGATACTAAAAAGAAGGACATTTTCCGCTATCGCGTACGTCTGCCACCCTACGTCACTTGCACTCAATGTGTTTTGCAGTGGACTTACTATACCGCCAATATGTGGGGCACATGTGCTAATGGTACCGAAGCCGTCGGGTGTGGTAAAGCAG AAACGTTCCGTAACTGTGCGGATATAGCGATCGTTTCAAATACAGGAGGAGGCTTACCTCCTCTATTTGTCAACAATAGAAATCCGTATTTATTGTACTATAGAGATTATAGAGCACCCgaagataaaaatgtttttccatTAATTGTGAG aaattcttcAAGGCACTAA
- the LOC124418704 gene encoding uncharacterized protein LOC124418704: MHNNSKARQSIKVEKENENIKLRKKIKSLTTDKHLGNKRETVWDRLSKVKKAPSMENILGATRSRPSITFKTSQRFQTLKQFPFNQSIQVTRNPLLPTTSSNNKLSNVTKKSSLKPSVASETEKRAFLHIDPIKEIMTARSLNRDESKSLLNSKLDSLEASNEEYELAPLLNSEYNSTSSIVILNNVREFLQQQQKFMTLNDIELVKDVVKSDSRYREVDQNPKLFKEILKNQLQKTLKHEFAIKNVLDCLESSGLEQNLQIETTKSINKIVSFSGNSTESQKFEVDIIFKNVPSLDKEIEILRALGEKLEATLKSSTSLRKNHEDIGTHRSIFTPPFTKDSNQHVMSKLRCELYVLTGEYNAEVVVHQIGIRLHMGIINEFYVANKTIVELKEESNRPFYVSSNSKSLLLKRTSFKELKETPSELLRYLKPKNSKIAFNILEQDPIFFNNLFNKSVKLWSVPYDLSKNFSYTEKDQHMAMKHSLCEGGDSALWDQINDESHKHFTKALIVKDSFYKTLRDTNTTTSTFEPPIRGKQRRRIRRYLTPMPTGTCFNPKNTLFKTVLVGIVQMSVFIIFIMALTYPDARC, from the exons ATGCATAACAATTCCAAAGCACGCCAGTCAATTAAAGTCGAgaaggaaaatgaaaatattaagctacggaaaaaaataaaaagcttgACCACag ATAAACATTTGGGTAACAAGAGAGAAACAGTGTGGGATCGTCTAAGTAAAGTCAAAAAAGCTCCCAGTATGGAGAATATTTTAGGAGCAACGAGATCACGTCCTAGTATTACTTTTAAAACTTCACAACGTTTTCAAACTTTAAAGCAGTTCCCGTTCAATCAGTCAATACAAGTGACACGAAATCCATTATTACCAACTACTAGTTCCAATAACAAGCTATCGAATGTGACTAAAAAAAGCAGTCTAAAGCCAAGTGTTGCCTCTGAAACTGAAAAGCGAGCGTTTTTACATATCGATCCTATTAAAGAGATAATGACTGCTCGCAGTTTGAATCGTGATGAATCGAAAtctttattaaacagtaaattagATTCCTTGGAGGCTTCGAATGAAGAATATGAATTGGCTCCATTATTGAACTCTGAGTACAACTCTACGAGCAGTATAGTAATATTGAACAATGTTCGTGAATTtttgcaacaacagcaaaaatttATGACCTTGAATGATATTGAACTCGTTAAAGATGTTGTTAAGTCCGATAGCAGATATAGAGAAGTGGACCAAAATCCCAAACtctttaaagaaattctaaaaaatcaGTTACAAAAGACATTAAAACACGAATTtgctattaaaaatgttttagacTGTTTAGAATCTTCGGGTTTAGAGCAAAATCTTCAAATCGAAACAACCAAATCCATAAACAAAATTGTGAGTTTCTCGGGCAACAGTACAGAATCCCAAAAATTCGAAGTcgatattatatttaaaaatgttccatCTTTagataaagaaattgaaattctTAGAGCTCTCGGTGAAAAATTAGAAGCTACTCTAAAAAGTTCAACATCTCTTAGAAAAAATCATGAAGATATAGGGACACATAGGTCAATCTTTACACCGCCATTTACGAAAGATAGTAATCAACATGTAATGTCTAAATTAAGATGCGAATTGTACGTTTTAACTGGTGAATATAATGCGGAGGTCGTAGTTCATCAAATTGGTATTCGACTTCATATGGGAATTATAAATGAATTCTATGTGGCTAATAAAACCATCGTTGAGCTTAAAGAGGAATCTAATCGCCCGTTCTATGTATCAAGTAATTCGAAAAGCCTTCTACTGAAAAGAACATCTTTTAAAGAACTTAAGGAAACCCCAAGCGAATTACTGCGTTATCTAAAGCCCAAGAATTCCAAAATTGCATTTAACATACTAGAACAAGatccaatattttttaacaatttatttaataagtcTGTAAAGCTTTGGAGCGTTCCTTATGATTTGTCTAAAAACTTCTCATATACCGAGAAAGACCAGCACATGGCAATGAAACATTCCCTTTGTGAGGGTGGTGACAGTGCACTTTGGGATCAAATTAACGACGAATCACATAAACATTTTACGAAAGCGTTAATTGTTAAGGACTCTTTTTACAAGACATTACGTGATACCAATACAACTACAAGTACTTTTGAGCCACCCATTAGGGGCAAGCAACGCAGGCGCATAAGACGTTATTTAACCCCAATGCCAACTGGTACCTGTTTtaatccaaaaaatacattgttCAAGACAGTTTTAGTGGGAATTGTACAAATGTCGGTATTCATAATATTCATAATGGCCTTAACATATCCGGATGCCAGGTGTTAG
- the LOC111678898 gene encoding uncharacterized protein LOC111678898 isoform X1, which produces MLDLPLILCVLGCFIRAPLVFSHGRLMDPPARNAMWRFGYPNPVNYNDNELFCGGYAVQWEQNQGKCGVCGDAFHLRTPRPHEAGGEYAKGIISRYYSSGQEIDVEVELTANHYGRFEMYLCPNNNPRKEANQECFDRYPLYISGSREHRFLIPRDTKKKDIFRYRVRLPPYVTCTQCVLQWTYYTANMWGTCANGTEAVGCGKAETFRNCADIAIVSNTGGGLPPLFVNNRNPYLLYYRDYRAPEDKNVFPLIVRDQKCIASNAFRNLPGMDQWCETNCLRYPPNCPQTACHCPNECVAIGDLEGKEGADTYCMDACLNYGSNCPIDKCRCF; this is translated from the exons ATGTTGGATTTACCCCTTATATTG TGTGTGTTGGGCTGCTTCATAAGAGCGCCTCTTGTATTTAGCCATGGTCGATTAATGGATCCACCTGCACGTAATGCAATGTGGCGATTTGGATATCCAAATCCTGTCAATTATAATGATAACGAATTATTCTGCGGAGGTTATGCAGTGCAATGGGAACAAAATCAAGGTAAATGTGGTGTTTGTGGTGATGCTTTTCACCTAAGAACTCCACGTCCACATGAAGCTGGAGGAGAATATGCAAAAGGAATTATATCAAGATATTATTCATCTGGTCag GAAATCGATGTTGAAGTTGAGTTGACTGCAAATCATTATGGTCGTTTTGAGATGTACTTGTGTCCAAATAATAATCCTCGTAAAGAAGCCAATCAAGAGTGCTTTGATCGTTATCCCCTTTACATATCTGGAAGTAGAGAACATCGCTTTCTTATACCTCGTGATACTAAAAAGAAGGACATTTTCCGCTATCGCGTACGTCTGCCACCCTACGTCACTTGCACTCAATGTGTTTTGCAGTGGACTTACTATACCGCCAATATGTGGGGCACATGTGCTAATGGTACCGAAGCCGTCGGGTGTGGTAAAGCAG AAACGTTCCGTAACTGTGCGGATATAGCGATCGTTTCAAATACAGGAGGAGGCTTACCTCCTCTATTTGTCAACAATAGAAATCCGTATTTATTGTACTATAGAGATTATAGAGCACCCgaagataaaaatgtttttccatTAATTGTGAG GGATCAAAAATGTATTGCTTCAAATGCTTTCCGGAACTTACCTGGTATGGATCAATGGTGTGAAACGAATTGTTTGCGTTATCCACCAAATTGTCCACAAACAGCATGTCATTGCCC AAACGAGTGTGTTGCCATTGGAGATCTGGAGGGAAAAGAAGGGGCTGATACATATTGTATGGATGCCTGCCTTAATTATGGC